From the genome of Pirellulales bacterium, one region includes:
- a CDS encoding asparagine synthase-related protein, giving the protein MPGIFGFASQTSADHAELLAEMARRMTHHPWYRRETHLTRSGSVGLGRISLGAVQTEPQPAFDEDGTRLGVLAGELFHEAEQRAELTNAGHRFQSDSHAELLLHGYQQEGAAFCRRLDGKFAAAIWDAHGERLVLVNDRFGMKPLYYAHVPGKLLFASEIKALLAEPDVVRERNVRGLAQLFTFGQLLGEDTLLEGIRLLPPGGVLSYDAATDALEVDRYWRLSEWATNETYGRQEWLDRIDGQFARAVTRRVSGEGKLGIALSGGLDARTILALIDHSQVKVKSVSLGVDGSLDHASAAQMARLVGCEHHRYVLNDRFLSRFEEHLRTMVHLTDGHYIDQCIVLPTLPLYRELGIDVLLRGHAGELMHMDKAYNFSLDAAAWTIHTEQQLQGWLYGHLSAYMLDDVAGPLLVGTSRREFEELARESLWECLAESAGVEPQLQRIWQLFVSQRLRRETAASLAMFESVVETRVPFLDAGLTPLLMAAPPELKVGDAIQTYILRRRRPEFLKVVNANTGTRMGAGPLWRKAATFKLRALGKLGVKGYQPYERLGLWLRRELKGLVRDLLLDDRCLDRGVFCPDTVRNVVGAHQDAGRNHTYLLMAMMIYEMGQRQFVDGDAGADENAMAATPSASV; this is encoded by the coding sequence ATGCCCGGTATTTTTGGCTTCGCTTCTCAAACCAGCGCCGACCACGCCGAACTGTTGGCGGAAATGGCGCGGCGAATGACGCACCATCCGTGGTATCGGCGGGAGACGCACCTGACGCGGTCGGGCAGCGTGGGGCTGGGGCGGATTTCGCTGGGCGCCGTGCAAACGGAGCCCCAGCCCGCTTTCGACGAAGACGGCACGCGGCTGGGCGTGCTGGCGGGAGAATTGTTTCACGAGGCGGAACAACGCGCCGAGTTGACGAACGCGGGGCATCGCTTCCAAAGCGACAGCCACGCCGAACTGCTCCTCCACGGTTACCAGCAGGAGGGTGCGGCGTTCTGCCGCCGGCTGGACGGCAAGTTTGCCGCGGCGATATGGGACGCCCACGGCGAGCGGCTGGTGCTGGTGAACGATCGTTTCGGCATGAAGCCGCTGTATTATGCGCACGTGCCCGGCAAGCTGCTCTTCGCCAGCGAAATCAAGGCGTTGCTCGCCGAGCCCGACGTCGTCCGTGAGAGGAACGTCCGCGGGCTGGCGCAACTCTTCACGTTCGGGCAATTGCTGGGCGAAGACACCTTGCTGGAAGGCATCCGCCTTTTGCCGCCGGGAGGAGTCCTCTCTTATGACGCGGCGACCGACGCGCTCGAAGTCGATCGCTATTGGCGGCTGAGCGAGTGGGCCACGAACGAGACTTATGGCCGGCAGGAGTGGCTCGATCGCATCGACGGGCAGTTTGCGCGGGCGGTGACGCGGCGTGTGTCCGGTGAGGGAAAGCTGGGAATCGCCTTGTCGGGCGGCCTCGACGCCCGCACCATCCTGGCCCTGATCGACCATTCCCAAGTCAAGGTCAAGTCGGTGAGCCTGGGCGTGGACGGGAGCCTCGACCACGCTTCGGCCGCCCAGATGGCCCGGCTGGTGGGCTGCGAACACCATCGCTACGTGCTCAACGACCGTTTCTTGTCGCGGTTCGAGGAGCATCTGCGCACGATGGTACATCTCACCGACGGTCATTACATCGACCAGTGCATCGTGCTGCCGACGTTGCCGTTGTATCGCGAGCTGGGCATCGACGTGCTGTTGCGCGGGCACGCCGGCGAGCTGATGCACATGGACAAGGCTTACAACTTCTCGCTCGACGCGGCGGCCTGGACCATTCACACCGAACAGCAATTGCAAGGCTGGCTGTACGGTCATCTTTCGGCGTACATGCTTGATGACGTGGCCGGGCCGTTGTTGGTTGGCACTTCGCGCCGCGAGTTCGAAGAGCTTGCCCGTGAGTCGCTGTGGGAATGCCTGGCCGAGTCGGCCGGCGTGGAACCGCAATTGCAACGCATTTGGCAGTTGTTCGTGTCGCAACGGCTGCGGCGCGAGACGGCGGCCTCGCTGGCCATGTTCGAGTCGGTGGTCGAAACGCGGGTGCCGTTCCTCGATGCCGGGCTGACGCCGCTGTTGATGGCGGCCCCTCCGGAGTTGAAGGTGGGCGATGCGATTCAGACCTATATTCTGCGGCGCCGGCGGCCTGAGTTTCTCAAGGTCGTCAACGCGAACACGGGCACGCGGATGGGCGCCGGGCCGCTCTGGCGGAAAGCAGCCACGTTTAAGCTTCGCGCGCTGGGCAAGCTGGGCGTCAAAGGCTATCAGCCCTACGAGCGGCTGGGTTTGTGGTTGCGCCGCGAACTAAAGGGGCTGGTCCGCGACTTGTTGCTGGACGACCGCTGCTTGGATCGAGGAGTGTTTTGCCCTGACACGGTACGCAACGTCGTCGGCGCTCATCAGGATGCCGGCCGCAACCATACCTATCTGCTGATGGCGATGATGATCTATGAAATGGGGCAGCGACAGTTTGTCGACGGCGACGCCGGCGCGGATGAAAATGCGATGGCGGCGACGCCAAGTGCGAGTGTGTAA